Genomic DNA from Nevskiales bacterium:
CGTTCCCTGCTTGGAGTATCGGCTGTATTACAAGACTCAATCAGGTGCAGTTGACTACGCGTCTGGGATCTGGCTGAGGGATGTTCAACGTAATCACGAGGTCACCAGTTTTCCGACTCAGTCTTATGAGAACGGGGTGGCCAAGCACGGCAGAACGAGCAACTGGTACAAGCCGACCGTCCGCATCTTCAAGAACGCCCGCGGCTGGATGGAGGACAACGGCCTGATCGGGAGCGGGGCGGCATCCTCCCATGCCATCGAGTGCCTGCTCTACAACGTGCCAGACCAGCAGTTTGGCAGCAGCCACTCTGACACCTTCGTCAACGTCGTGAACTGGCTGAGTAGCGCGGACCTCACGAACTTCGTCTGCCAGAACGGCATCCAGCGCCTGTTCAGTGACGGACGGTGGACCGAGGCAAACGCCCGCGCCTTCATTGCTGGTTTGATCCAGATGTGGAACCAGTGGAGATAGCCGATGCACGGGTACGCATCTGACAACCCTTTCCGAGGACCGAAGGTGTATTTCGCCTTCGGCGCTCTGGCCATTGGTGCGGCTAGTCTTCTGCGTGAGCTGGCCATGCTGCCGCCTGTGGCTGGGTATATCGATGCAGCCGCGCTCTCAGTAGGTGCGATCTACGGCGGGATGGTGTTTATGTATGAGCGCTGGGGCTGGCGCTGGCTTTCCACGTTGAAAAATCTCAATGGCACTTGGGTCGGGACCATCACCACCTCGCACAACGGCGGAACCAGTGTGCCTTGCGTCATGCGCGTGCGCCAGACGTGGACGCGCATGGCCATCGATCTCGAGACCGAGCAATCGCGCTCCCACACGACGATGGCGGCGCTCTACGAAGAGCAGCCGGGAGATATCGGGCTGAAGTACGAATACGTGTGCGAGCCCAGAAACCTCGCCACCCCGACGATGCACACCCATCGTGGCGTCTGCACGCTGGCAATTTCGATGGAAGCGAAGGACGCGCGGCTAAGCGGGGATTACTTTACCGGCCGCGGGCGGGAAACCCGTGGCGAAATCACGTTGACGCGCGTAGCGAAGAATCTGCTGGACTTCGATGCCGCCTTGAAGAAGGAAAAACAATGAACGATAAACGCCTGATCGAAGTCGCCTTCCCGCTCAAGCAGACGTCCATCGACTCGGTGCACGAGAAGAACGTGCGCCATGGCCACA
This window encodes:
- a CDS encoding nucleotidyltransferase, producing MAIPESQLETWSHQGAVTSASAIYQRIRDALQADATLSVRNFDVFLQGSYRNSTNIRGDSDVDVVVRLNETYMPDYSLLDAYTKGIVEGHSSPATYTLADFRRDVSSTIRRAFPNHNITEGGKSIKIPRTTNNIPADVVPCLEYRLYYKTQSGAVDYASGIWLRDVQRNHEVTSFPTQSYENGVAKHGRTSNWYKPTVRIFKNARGWMEDNGLIGSGAASSHAIECLLYNVPDQQFGSSHSDTFVNVVNWLSSADLTNFVCQNGIQRLFSDGRWTEANARAFIAGLIQMWNQWR